The region TATCGTCAGAAACTGCATTTACATTTGCATTTCCTTCTTTTTCAAAAATTGAAACTAAAGTTGAAATATCTTCTGCTTTGTCTGTATTTTTATTGTACCAAGAATTGAACAACTGGATAAAAATCCATTGTGTATGTTTGTAATAATCCGGATTTGACGTACGCACTTCACGTGCCCAGTCAAAAGAAAAACCGATTTTATCTAATTGTTTTCTATAACCAGCAATTTGTTTTCCTTCTTTGTCAACACCACCGTCAATATTTACACGTGTTGTATCTTCCGGACGTTGTCCTGTCTGAATTGCATATTGTTCTGCAGGCAATCCGAAACTATCGTAACCCATTGGGTGCAAAACATTGAAACCCTGATGTCTTTTGAAACGAGAATACACATCTGAAGCAATATACCCCAGCGGATGCCCAACGTGTAATCCTGCTCCGGACGGATAAGGAAACATGTCGAGAACATAATGTTTCGGCTTTTCAGAGTTATTTTTTGCTGCAAAAGTTTGATTTTCTGCCCAATATTTTTGCCATTTGGCTTCAATTTCGTTTGGATTGTACTTCATTTCTAAGTGACTAAGATTCTAAGTTACTAAGGTTCTAAGCTTTTCACTAAATTATTTTAGCGGCAAATTTACATTTATTGTTGTTTGTTACAAAGCTATTTCACTGGCAAACAAATAAAATAACAAAATACTTATTCAAATTAAGTAAAAATACGTAATATTGAATCTCCATTAACTATTCCATTTTATGAAAACAAAAAACTACATTTTAATTCTATTCATTGCTTTTTCCTGTTCCATGTGCAATTCTTCCAAAAAAGATAAAGAAGAAACTGTTTCTGTTGAAAAAATATCAGATAAACCGAAACATGAACATACCGTTCTTACGGCCGAAGACAGTTTAAAACTTGCCAATCATACTATCGAAATAAAAGGAGAAGTTGAAAATCAACTGCAATTAACTGTCGATTCTTTGAAAAAGATGAAAGTAGTAACTATTGAAAATCTCAAAATAACTGGTAAAGGAGGCGCAATTAAAAGAGAGGTTAAATCTTGTAAAGCTGTTCTTTTGAGAGATATTTTAGATAAAGCAAAAATCAAACAAACCGATCATAAAGACAGAAACTTCTATATTGTAGAAAGCGCTTCCGACGATTATAAAGCTACTTTTTCATGGGCAGAAATTTTCAATAATCCAACGGGAGACAATGCTTACATCATCTTCGAAGAAAATGGCAAACCAGTGAAAAACGGTGAAATGATTGGGCTGTGCAAAAATGATATTGCAAGTGGGCCTCGTCATGTTTATTGGTTAAAAAGCATAGAGGTTTATAAGGTTAAATAAGATTGTGAGATACTAAGATTTCTTTCTTAACCGCAAGGCACGCTAAATTTTAATCAAACTATACGTTTACAAAACGCAAGGTTCGCAAAGCTGTATTTTAGACAAAGCTTTGCGAACTTTACATTTAGACAAGTTTCAATATATTTTTTTTAAATCTTATTGTCAAACATAACCCGTGGTTTCAACCACGGGAGTACAAATTGTAACCATGATTGTGTTCCCGTGGTTGAAACCACGGGCTATATTTAAAATACAAAACGCAAGCTTTGCTTTTCTAGCCACAGATTAAAAGGATTAAAATGATTTTTAAAATCTATGTGAATCCTTTTAATTTGTGGCTATACTTTTTTACTTTGCGAACTTTGCGGTTAAATTTAACACGAAGCTTTACGGTTAAACTCTCATTTTTTCAATATCTAAATTATACTTTTAATTATAAAAGTTTGTTATTAACTTTAAATACAGGAAATACTTTATTATTTTTACCACATAATTTAAGCAGACTATGAGTTCTAACTTTGATAAATTTCAAAAACGCAGGTTAATTTCCTCTTATTTTTCGGTAGTGTTAAGTGTATTCTTGGTTTTATTCCTTTTGGGAGTACTGGGATTATTCATTATCAATTCTAAACAGCTGGCAGACGACTTTAAAGAAAAAATCGCGATGACGGTTTTTTTCAAAAATGAAGCAAATGACAGTATTATCAAAGCATTTGATACCGAATTAAAAAGAGCTCCTTTTGCACTTTCTCATGTTTATGTTTCTAAAGAAAAAGCGGCAAAAGAACATACTGACATTATCGGAGAAGATTTCCTTACTTTCTTAGGAGAAAATCCTTTATTGAATTCATACGATATTCATTTAAAAGCAGATTATGTTGAAAGAGACAGCATTGTGAAAATTGAAAATCGTCTGCGTAAAAATGCTATGATTTCTGATATTGTTTACGATAAACAATTGGTAAATCTGGTAAATGACAACATCAAAAAAGTAAGTATGTGGATTTTAATTGTCAGTGGTTTCCTTACCGTTATTGCTGTTTTATTAATAAACAGTTCACTTCGTTTATCAATACACTCTAATCGTTTTATCATTAAAACCATGCAGATGGTTGGAGCTACAAAAGCGTTTATCCGTAAACCTTTTGTAATGCGAAGCGTAAAACTTGGAATGCTTGGTGCCGGTTTAGCCATCATTGCTTTAATCGCACTTTTACTGTATGTAGACACTAATTTCCCTGGTTTAGGAATTCTAGAAGACAAAGCCTTAACTGGTTTGGTTTTAATTGCCGTTTTCGGATTAGGTGTTTTAATTACTTGGGTAAGTACACATTTTGCAACTCAGCGTTTCCTTAACTTAAGAACTGACGATCTTTATTAATTTTAGATTTCTGAATTTAGATTTTAGATTTTAAAAAGTGCCTTCGATTTCGCTCAGGCTGACAAATAAATAAAAAAACACCCTTGCTATTAAAGGGAAACAAAATATAAAAAATGAAAAATAACAATAAAGAAGAACAACAAGTTCAAAAACAGGAATTCCTTTTTGACAGCATCAATTACAAAATCCTTTTAATTGGTATTGCTGTTATTGCCATCGGATTTATTTTAATGTCTGGCGGAGGAAGTAAAGATCCAAATGTTTTTAACGAAGATATTTTCAGCTTTAGACGTATCCGTTTGGCACCGACAACTGTTTTAATTGGTTTCGGAATCACGATTTATTCTATTTTCAAAAAATCTAAATAAATAGATTTGTAGATTTTAATAATCTGAGCAAAGCGAAAGAAATAATCTAAAATCTGAAATCTAAAATCTAAAATTCTAAATGAATACATTACAAGCTATTGTTCTTGCTATTATTGAAGGAATCACAGAATTTCTGCCAGTATCTTCAACTGGACACATGATTATTGCGTCTTCTTTTTTCGGAATTGCGCATGATGATTTTACTAAACTTTTTACCATTGTAATTCAGCTTGGTGCCATTCTTTCTGTGGTAATTTTATATTTCAAACGTTTCTTTCAAACCTTTGATTTTTACTTTAAACTTTTAGTTGCTTTTATTCCAGCGGTTGTTTTAGGATTACTTTTAAGTGACTTTATTGACGGTTTGCTGGAGAATCCTGTTACTGTAGCTGTTTCACTTCTTCTTGGAGGAATTATTTTATTGAAAGTAGACGAATGGTTTAACAAACCAAACGATCCGGAAGTTTCAACTGAAATTACATACGCAAAAGCATTAAAAATTGGCTTGTTTCAATGTTTGGCCATGATTCCCGGAGTTTCACGAAGCGGAGCCAGTATTGTTGGAGGTATGGCTCAAAAATTGACCAGAACTTCGGCTGCTGAATTTTCTTTTTTCCTTGCAGTTCCAACTATGTTGGGAGCTACAGCAAAAAAATGTTACGATTATTACAAAGCAGGTTTTGAATTATCTCACGATCAGGTAAACATGCTTATTATTGGAAATATTGTGGCGTTTATTGTCGCACTTTTGGCTATCAAAACTTTTATTGGATTCTTAACTAAAAATGGTTTTAAAGTTTTTGGTTATTACAGAATTCTTGCCGGAATCATTTTATTACTGATTCACTTTTTCATTCACCCGCTTACGATTATATAATGACACCTGAAGAATATTTAAACGGACAAGTTTTATTGATTGACAAACCATTAAAATGGAGTTCGTTTCAAGCTGTCAATAAATTAAAATACCTTTTAATTAATAAAGTTGGACTTCCTAAAAAGTTCAAAATTGGTCATGCCGGAACTTTAGATCCTTTAGCAAGCGGACTTTTATTAATCTGTACCGGAAAATTCACAAAAAAAATATCGGAGCTTCAAGGTCAGGCAAAAGAATATACCGGAACTTTTTACATTGGAGCCACTACTCCATCTTATGATTTGGAAACTGAAATCGATCAGACTTTCCCAACAGATCATATTGATGAAGCTTTGATTCATGAAACGGTAAAACAATTTTTAGGCGAAATTGATCAAAAACCGCCTATTTTTTCGGCAATTAAAAAAGATGGTGTTCGTTTGTACGAGCATGCACGCGCCGGAGAATCTATAGAAATTGAGAGCAGAAAAACAACTATCCACGAATTTGAAATTACAAGAATCGCATTGCCTGAAGTAGATTTCAGAGTCGTTTGCTCTAAAGGAACTTATATTCGTTCACTTGCTTACGATTTTGGAAAAGCGATGAATTCAGGTTCACATTTGACTGTTTTACGCCGAACTAAAATTGGTGATTATGATGTCAAAAATGCAATCGATATTACTTTGTTTGAAGAAGAACTTTTAAAAAAATAAAATCCTGTATGAAAAGAATTTTACTGACTATTGCGTTTATTACTTTTTTTAATTCTTTCATATACAGTCAGATAACTAAATTCACTTATACCCAATTTGATATTGCAGTTTCTATAACCGGAAATCCTGACAGAGATAATTACTATTACGAACCTGAATCGACTTCTACAACTGCCTTTTTTGTTCCAAATGGACTTGGTTCACAAATTGGCTATGGAGTTCATTATAAAAAATGGCTAACATTAGGAGTTCACAGCGGTATTGACTGGAAATGGGATAACAAAATTGTTGCTGTACCCGTTTTTCTAAATCTGGGTTTTAGTCCAAAAGTTGGTCCGGAAACCCGAATTATGCTTCAGGCCGGTTACGGAAAAGGATTTGCTTTAGGTCGTGGAAATTTAAACGGAGAATACAAAAAACTAAAACTTGGAATTGGTTCAGATGATTTTATCATTTTTGCTGAAATAAGTGATTATGCTTTTCCGCTTCATGACCAAAAAAGTATTGGTGGCATCTCTTTTGGCGTAACACTTCAGGATTTCTTTTATTATAAATCCGAAACCTCAGAATAACTGCTTTCTAAAAATAAAAAAGCACATTACATAAAAACATAATGTGCCAGGCTCTTGTAATAAGTAATGCTATTTCATACTTATCCTGAGTTAATAGTGAGGCACATTTTTTCCTCCAAATAAAAATTGAGAGAAGAAATCATAAAACCTTTCGAATAACTTTTTCATAATAGTGCACTTTTAATTGTTAAACATTAAATTAAACACCAATAAAAAGAGTAAATCAGAAAGTTATAATAGAAGTGGGATTAGTATCACTAAGATACAAAATTCTAGACGAAATAAAAATTTAGAACCTATTATTTAACATCTTATTTGATTTATTACCAACACGTTATCAACAATTTCACAACGATTACTTTTCTAAAACAAATAGTCATTACAGGTCGCATTATTTGATAAGTCCTATTATTTAACAGTTCTTTTCAAATCTTTTTACTAACTTTACTTTTATGAAGACAAAAAAAAATAACTCTGACAATCTTGCGACCCCCGGAAAACCAATGTCTCAAAAAAAATTCACTTCAATGATTAAAGAAGCTGAAGAAGGAACTTTTTACACTTTGGAAGAATCTAAGAAGAATTTTGAAACATGGCGATTACAAAGAAAAAAGTAGTTACTTCTGCCCTTTTTGATTTTGTAGATCTACCCTTAATTCATGAATATGGAACTGAAACTTTCGGTATCAGACTTGCAGACGCTTTTATTGCCGAAATATACTCTTCTTTAGACACTTTATCAAAAGAATATTTAATCCATCCTGAATGTCGTCATCTAGTAACAAAAAGTAAAAAATATCGCAATATTATACTAGGCTCTTATCTGATTATATACCGTATAACTGAAATGCGAATCGAAGTTTTGAGAGCTTTTCATGGAAGTCGTTCTCCCAAAACTATCGCGAAAACAAAAAAAATCACAATCGATTATACTTAATATTCTCCATAATTTCAAGCAATTCTTCTTGTACAGAAATTCCTTTATCTGCCAAATACCACAACTGTAAATCGGTTTTTATTTTTTCATCAATTGGCCCAACTTCTCTTTTATGTGTCGCCATCAATTCAGATGCTCCTTTTGGTCTTGGTCCCCAATCTGCGCGAACAATTCCCGCTTCTTTGCAAATTATAATCACTTTCGGAATTGCTCTTCCGCCATTCGTTAAATATTGATTCATCAAATCGTCGTTTTCATCGCGAAGTGCAATTCTTAGATCAATTCTTTTGTTAGAAACATGAGCCATTTTATCTAAAACAGGAAGAATTTGTGCCGCATCACCGCACCAGCCTTCTGACAAAACTAACCAAATATAATGATTGTCCAGATTTTGAAGTTTCTCAGCGACTTCATCAGAAATTTTTATGGTTTTCTCCAGCCTGTTCATTCTCGCTTCATTCAATTTCGAATAGTTAGTCAAACTTTCTGACTGTTCATTTCCGGTTGATTTTCCTTCAGATAATAAATCGGTTACTAATTTTCGGTATTCTGCATAAGAATGACTATTGAATAATGCTTTGGCTACAGTACTTTTCATATTTGTTTATTTTTTGTTACAATAAAAATACAAAATTTAGAAAGATGCCGAAATGACATTTGTCACATTTAATAATTTGTTTGAGTTTCATTGAGTCGTAATTTGAAATGAGAATTTAACGCAAAGGACACAAAGAAATTTATCCCAAATGCTGAAATAGGAAATTATTAAGTTCGCAAAGCTTTGTGTTGAAAAAGCTTTGCGAACTTTTCTCTTCAAAGAGTATCTACACAAAATTCTTTGCGCTCTTTGCGATAAAAAACATCCCATTTCATTTTGCCTGTAAAAGGCTTTTTTAGCCTAAAATAGCATGTGCAATTAATTTTTTGCAAACATTATTTTTAAAAATCAGAATATGTCTATATTTGCACAAATTAACGCGACACACACATGAAATATAAAAGAATTCTTCTAAAACTTAGCGGCGAAGCCCTAATGGGTGATTTACAATATGGTATCGACCCGAAAAGATTAGCTGAATATGCCGACGAAATTAAGCAGATTCACGATAAAGGAGTAGAAATTGCAATTGTTATTGGAGGAGGAAATATATTTAGAGGAGTTGCCGGTGCAAGCTCTGGAATGGATAGAGTTCAAGGCGATTACATGGGAATGCTTGCTACCGTGATTAACGGAATGGCTTTACAAGGTGCTCTTGAAGACAAAGGAATGAAAACGCGTTTGCAGACGGCGCTAAAAATGGAATCTATTGCAGAACCATACATTAAAAGAAGAGCAGACCGTCACTTAGAAAAAGGCAGAATTGTAATTTTTGGTGCCGGAACCGGAAACCCATATTTCACAACGGATACAGCTGCTGTTTTAAGAGGAATCGAAATCAACGCTGATGTTATCTTAAAAGGGACACGTGTTGACGGAGTTTACGATTCTGACCCGGAGAAAAATGCATCTGCAGTAAAATTTGATTTCATCTCTTTTGATGATGTAATCAAAAAAGGATTAAATGTAATGGACACTACTGCATTTACTTTAAGTCAGGAAAACAAATTACCAATCGTAGTTTTCGATATGAACAAAATCGGAAACTTATTGAAAATCTGCCAAGGCGATAATATTGGAACTGTAGTAAATATATAGTCATCAGGAACAGTTTACAGTCACACGACTTTAACTGAAAACTGAAAATAAAACTGAAAACTAAAAAACAATGACTGAAGAAATAGATTTTATTTTAGAAAGTACTGAAGAATCAATGAATGGTACGATTTCACACTTAGAAAAAGAATTTCTAAATATTCGTGCAGGAAAAGCTTCTCCGGCTATGCTTGGAGGTGTATTTGTTGATTATTACGGATCTGCTACACCGCTTTCGCAAGTATCTAAAATCAGCGTTCCGGATGCGAGAACAATTACATTACAGCCATTTGAAAAAAATATGCTGCAGGCAATTGAAAAAGCTATTTTGATCGCTAACATTGG is a window of Flavobacterium crocinum DNA encoding:
- a CDS encoding molybdopterin-dependent oxidoreductase translates to MKTKNYILILFIAFSCSMCNSSKKDKEETVSVEKISDKPKHEHTVLTAEDSLKLANHTIEIKGEVENQLQLTVDSLKKMKVVTIENLKITGKGGAIKREVKSCKAVLLRDILDKAKIKQTDHKDRNFYIVESASDDYKATFSWAEIFNNPTGDNAYIIFEENGKPVKNGEMIGLCKNDIASGPRHVYWLKSIEVYKVK
- a CDS encoding cell division protein FtsX — translated: MSSNFDKFQKRRLISSYFSVVLSVFLVLFLLGVLGLFIINSKQLADDFKEKIAMTVFFKNEANDSIIKAFDTELKRAPFALSHVYVSKEKAAKEHTDIIGEDFLTFLGENPLLNSYDIHLKADYVERDSIVKIENRLRKNAMISDIVYDKQLVNLVNDNIKKVSMWILIVSGFLTVIAVLLINSSLRLSIHSNRFIIKTMQMVGATKAFIRKPFVMRSVKLGMLGAGLAIIALIALLLYVDTNFPGLGILEDKALTGLVLIAVFGLGVLITWVSTHFATQRFLNLRTDDLY
- a CDS encoding DUF3098 domain-containing protein, with product MKNNNKEEQQVQKQEFLFDSINYKILLIGIAVIAIGFILMSGGGSKDPNVFNEDIFSFRRIRLAPTTVLIGFGITIYSIFKKSK
- a CDS encoding undecaprenyl-diphosphate phosphatase, encoding MNTLQAIVLAIIEGITEFLPVSSTGHMIIASSFFGIAHDDFTKLFTIVIQLGAILSVVILYFKRFFQTFDFYFKLLVAFIPAVVLGLLLSDFIDGLLENPVTVAVSLLLGGIILLKVDEWFNKPNDPEVSTEITYAKALKIGLFQCLAMIPGVSRSGASIVGGMAQKLTRTSAAEFSFFLAVPTMLGATAKKCYDYYKAGFELSHDQVNMLIIGNIVAFIVALLAIKTFIGFLTKNGFKVFGYYRILAGIILLLIHFFIHPLTII
- the truB gene encoding tRNA pseudouridine(55) synthase TruB translates to MTPEEYLNGQVLLIDKPLKWSSFQAVNKLKYLLINKVGLPKKFKIGHAGTLDPLASGLLLICTGKFTKKISELQGQAKEYTGTFYIGATTPSYDLETEIDQTFPTDHIDEALIHETVKQFLGEIDQKPPIFSAIKKDGVRLYEHARAGESIEIESRKTTIHEFEITRIALPEVDFRVVCSKGTYIRSLAYDFGKAMNSGSHLTVLRRTKIGDYDVKNAIDITLFEEELLKK
- a CDS encoding type II toxin-antitoxin system RelE/ParE family toxin, which encodes MAITKKKVVTSALFDFVDLPLIHEYGTETFGIRLADAFIAEIYSSLDTLSKEYLIHPECRHLVTKSKKYRNIILGSYLIIYRITEMRIEVLRAFHGSRSPKTIAKTKKITIDYT
- a CDS encoding thioredoxin family protein, yielding MKSTVAKALFNSHSYAEYRKLVTDLLSEGKSTGNEQSESLTNYSKLNEARMNRLEKTIKISDEVAEKLQNLDNHYIWLVLSEGWCGDAAQILPVLDKMAHVSNKRIDLRIALRDENDDLMNQYLTNGGRAIPKVIIICKEAGIVRADWGPRPKGASELMATHKREVGPIDEKIKTDLQLWYLADKGISVQEELLEIMENIKYNRL
- the pyrH gene encoding UMP kinase is translated as MKYKRILLKLSGEALMGDLQYGIDPKRLAEYADEIKQIHDKGVEIAIVIGGGNIFRGVAGASSGMDRVQGDYMGMLATVINGMALQGALEDKGMKTRLQTALKMESIAEPYIKRRADRHLEKGRIVIFGAGTGNPYFTTDTAAVLRGIEINADVILKGTRVDGVYDSDPEKNASAVKFDFISFDDVIKKGLNVMDTTAFTLSQENKLPIVVFDMNKIGNLLKICQGDNIGTVVNI